Proteins encoded in a region of the Acidovorax sp. NCPPB 4044 genome:
- the rfbG gene encoding CDP-glucose 4,6-dehydratase gives MVIAEGAVPSERFWAGRKVFLTGHTGFKGTWLSLWLQRLGAKVTGYALEPDSTPAMFSLTRAADGMDSRIGDVRDAAQLSAVLAAAAPDVVIHMAAQPLVRKSYADPVGTYATNVMGTVHLLEAVRHVPSVRAVVVVTSDKCYENREWLWGYREDDALGGFDPYSNSKACTELVAACYRDSFFPIGRHTEHGVAMASARAGNVIGGGDWSNDRLIPDFLRAAHHRQPLELRNPSAVRPWQHVLEPLAGYLRLAQGLVEQGVALSGAWNFGPSDQDVQSVGDVVRQLAASWPEPVDCRFATEAGGPHETGMLRLDSSKARSLLGWHPRWPLAQTISSIAGWHAAHHRGENMRSMTEGQIASYCASGR, from the coding sequence ATGGTGATCGCTGAAGGCGCGGTGCCGTCGGAACGGTTCTGGGCGGGGCGCAAGGTGTTCCTCACGGGCCATACCGGCTTCAAGGGAACCTGGTTGTCGCTCTGGCTGCAGCGCCTGGGGGCCAAGGTGACCGGATATGCACTGGAGCCGGATTCCACGCCCGCCATGTTCTCCTTGACTCGGGCGGCGGACGGAATGGATTCGCGCATCGGCGATGTGCGCGATGCCGCGCAACTCTCCGCCGTGCTGGCGGCAGCGGCGCCGGACGTGGTGATCCACATGGCCGCCCAGCCCCTGGTGCGAAAGTCTTATGCCGATCCGGTCGGCACCTATGCGACCAACGTCATGGGCACCGTGCACCTGCTGGAGGCGGTTCGGCATGTGCCATCGGTGCGTGCCGTGGTGGTGGTGACCAGCGACAAGTGCTACGAGAACCGCGAGTGGCTCTGGGGCTATCGGGAGGACGACGCGCTGGGAGGGTTCGATCCCTACAGCAACAGCAAGGCCTGCACCGAGTTGGTGGCCGCCTGCTATCGCGATTCCTTCTTTCCGATAGGGCGTCACACGGAGCATGGCGTGGCCATGGCCAGCGCGCGCGCGGGCAATGTGATCGGCGGAGGCGACTGGTCGAACGACCGCTTGATTCCGGATTTCCTGCGGGCCGCGCATCACCGCCAGCCGCTGGAGCTGCGCAATCCTTCCGCCGTGCGGCCCTGGCAGCATGTGCTGGAACCTTTGGCCGGCTATCTCCGGTTGGCGCAGGGACTGGTGGAGCAGGGCGTGGCACTGTCCGGGGCCTGGAATTTCGGCCCGTCCGATCAGGATGTGCAGAGCGTGGGAGACGTCGTCCGGCAACTGGCCGCATCGTGGCCAGAGCCGGTGGACTGCCGCTTCGCCACCGAAGCGGGCGGCCCCCACGAGACGGGCATGCTCCGGCTGGACAGCAGCAAGGCGAGAAGCCTGCTGGGGTGGCACCCGCGCTGGCCGCTGGCGCAGACGATTTCCAGCATCGCGGGCTGGCATGCCGCCCACCACCGGGGCGAGAACATGCGCTCGATGACCGAGGGCCAGATCGCGTCCTATTGCGCCAGCGGGCGCTGA
- the rfbH gene encoding lipopolysaccharide biosynthesis protein RfbH: MDKLNHIREQIAALVGEYAAHAYRPQPFLPGATAIPPSGKVIGEAELQNMVAASLDGWLTTGRFNDAFEARLRDFLGVRHALTTNSGSSANLLAFSALTSPALGDRAIRPGDEVIGVAAGFPTTVNPIIQNGAVPVFVDVELGTYNIDVDLIEAAISPRTKAIMLAHTLGNPYNLKVVQALCRKHGLWLVEDCCDALGSTYGGRLVGTFGDIGTLSFYPAHHITMGEGGAVFTNDDELARIVTSFRDWGRDCYCGPGKDNTCGKRYGWQLGDLPPGYDHKYTYSHVGYNLKITDMQAACALAQMDRLPGFIAARQRNFDHLSERLKGCEEFLVLPRATEDSQPSWFGFPLTLREAAGTRRVDLLEYLEQSRIGTRLLFAGNLTRQPSMHGQTYRVASSLANTDTVMENTFWLGIYPGLSEAMIDFVADRIENYFGINF, translated from the coding sequence ATGGACAAGTTGAACCACATTCGCGAGCAGATCGCCGCACTCGTCGGTGAGTACGCGGCGCATGCCTATCGCCCCCAACCCTTTCTCCCGGGTGCCACGGCGATTCCGCCGTCCGGCAAGGTCATCGGAGAAGCCGAGTTGCAGAACATGGTGGCCGCGTCTCTCGACGGCTGGCTGACCACGGGACGGTTCAACGATGCATTCGAAGCGCGCCTGCGGGATTTTCTCGGGGTCCGCCATGCGCTCACCACGAACAGCGGTTCCTCTGCCAACCTGCTCGCTTTTTCGGCGCTGACCTCGCCGGCGCTGGGCGATCGTGCCATCCGGCCGGGTGACGAAGTGATCGGTGTGGCGGCCGGGTTCCCCACCACCGTCAATCCCATCATTCAGAACGGGGCGGTTCCGGTGTTCGTGGATGTCGAACTCGGCACCTACAACATCGACGTCGATCTCATCGAAGCGGCGATCTCTCCGCGCACCAAGGCCATCATGCTGGCCCACACCCTGGGCAATCCGTACAACCTGAAGGTTGTGCAGGCCCTGTGCCGCAAGCACGGGCTGTGGCTGGTCGAGGATTGCTGCGACGCCCTGGGGTCCACCTACGGCGGACGGCTGGTCGGCACGTTCGGTGACATCGGCACCCTGAGCTTCTACCCAGCCCATCACATCACGATGGGGGAGGGCGGCGCCGTCTTCACCAATGACGATGAACTCGCGCGCATCGTCACGTCGTTCCGCGATTGGGGGCGGGACTGCTATTGCGGTCCTGGCAAGGACAATACCTGCGGAAAACGGTATGGGTGGCAGCTCGGCGATCTGCCGCCGGGCTATGACCACAAGTACACGTATTCGCATGTGGGCTACAACCTCAAGATCACCGACATGCAGGCGGCATGCGCCCTTGCACAGATGGACCGGCTGCCCGGCTTCATCGCGGCGCGGCAGCGCAACTTCGATCATCTCTCCGAACGGCTGAAAGGCTGTGAAGAATTCCTGGTGCTTCCCCGGGCCACGGAAGATTCTCAGCCTTCGTGGTTCGGCTTCCCGCTCACGTTGCGCGAAGCCGCGGGTACCCGCCGCGTGGATCTGCTGGAGTACCTGGAGCAAAGCCGCATTGGAACGCGGCTGCTGTTCGCGGGCAACCTGACCCGGCAACCCTCGATGCACGGGCAAACCTACCGGGTGGCCAGCAGCCTGGCCAACACGGACACGGTCATGGAGAACACGTTCTGGCTGGGTATCTATCCGGGGTTGAGTGAAGCCATGATCGACTTCGTGGCCGACCGCATCGAAAACTACTTCGGCATCAACTTCTAG
- the rfbC gene encoding dTDP-4-dehydrorhamnose 3,5-epimerase, with protein MRFEESPVPGCYLIQPEAHPDERGRFVKTFSRDAFLARGLECDWAESFYSVSRRGVLRGLHFQLPPHHHAKLVHCSHGRLFDVVVDLRTGSPTQGRFATFELDAERGNQVYIPAGCAHGCYALTEGATIVYHVTSAHAPQYDAGIRWDSAGIPWPDTQPLLSARDREHPRLGDFDSPFAMPGGGSA; from the coding sequence ATGCGTTTCGAAGAAAGTCCCGTGCCGGGCTGCTACCTGATCCAGCCCGAAGCGCATCCCGACGAGCGTGGGCGGTTTGTGAAGACCTTCAGCCGGGATGCATTCCTGGCCCGGGGGCTGGAATGCGACTGGGCTGAGAGCTTCTACAGCGTCTCGCGGCGCGGGGTGCTGCGCGGGCTGCATTTCCAGTTGCCGCCGCACCACCATGCCAAGCTGGTGCACTGCAGCCATGGCCGTCTCTTCGACGTGGTGGTCGATCTGCGCACCGGGTCGCCGACCCAGGGCCGTTTTGCCACCTTTGAGCTCGATGCCGAGCGCGGCAACCAGGTCTATATACCGGCCGGGTGTGCCCACGGTTGCTATGCGCTGACCGAAGGGGCGACCATCGTCTACCACGTCACCTCCGCCCACGCACCACAATATGACGCCGGCATCCGTTGGGACTCTGCCGGCATTCCCTGGCCCGACACCCAGCCCCTGCTGTCGGCGCGCGACCGCGAGCACCCCCGGCTGGGCGATTTCGACAGTCCCTTCGCGATGCCAGGGGGGGGCTCCGCATGA
- a CDS encoding NAD-dependent epimerase/dehydratase family protein, with protein MTTERHVFLTGGTGFIGRHVLASLLDAGHRVTVLRHPANAPVSAHPRLAWLSRAMDRLTPADLAGVDVLMHLASPGVPPQHADRQTLFYWNVTVLLQLLDAARAAGVQRAVLAGTFAEYGRSADGFDFIPASAPLAPTYGYAASKAAGFQAAHAHAIEYAMELCYLRIFSVFGEGQYAGNFWPALRLAASQGEDFSMTPGEQVRDYVPVETVARAFVHAAERRDIEAGRPWVRNVGSGGPVSMHDFARHWWTLWAAPGRLLVGALPYRPNEVMRCVPEMAADLFLS; from the coding sequence ATGACCACTGAGCGGCACGTGTTCCTGACGGGCGGCACGGGTTTCATTGGCCGGCATGTGCTGGCATCCTTGCTGGATGCGGGCCACCGTGTCACCGTCCTGAGGCATCCCGCCAACGCGCCCGTGTCCGCGCATCCTCGCCTTGCCTGGCTGAGCCGCGCCATGGACCGGCTGACTCCCGCTGACCTGGCCGGCGTGGATGTGCTGATGCACCTGGCCTCGCCCGGCGTGCCGCCGCAGCATGCCGACCGGCAGACACTTTTCTATTGGAATGTCACCGTGTTGCTGCAGCTGCTCGATGCGGCGCGCGCCGCTGGCGTGCAGAGGGCCGTCTTGGCCGGGACTTTCGCGGAGTACGGGCGCAGTGCCGATGGCTTCGACTTCATTCCCGCCAGTGCCCCCCTTGCGCCCACCTACGGCTACGCGGCGTCCAAGGCCGCGGGTTTCCAGGCCGCACATGCGCACGCGATCGAATACGCGATGGAGCTGTGCTATCTGCGGATCTTCTCGGTCTTCGGGGAGGGCCAGTACGCCGGAAACTTCTGGCCGGCGTTGCGCCTGGCTGCGTCGCAGGGCGAAGATTTCTCGATGACTCCCGGGGAGCAGGTGCGCGACTACGTGCCCGTGGAGACGGTCGCCCGTGCGTTCGTGCATGCTGCCGAGCGCCGTGACATCGAGGCCGGCAGGCCCTGGGTGCGCAACGTGGGTTCCGGGGGGCCGGTGTCGATGCACGATTTCGCGCGGCACTGGTGGACTCTCTGGGCCGCTCCTGGCCGGCTGCTCGTCGGGGCTCTGCCCTATCGGCCCAATGAGGTCATGCGCTGCGTACCCGAGATGGCGGCCGATCTGTTCTTGTCTTGA
- a CDS encoding SDR family oxidoreductase, which produces MRESNELSALEGSRILITGGGGMLGRALARHLAEHVPTALVAALDRQAFDVRQREQARALRAWRPDIVIHCAVCSDVNWCEDHADEAAQVQLEGTRHVVELARDCGARFFYPQTFLVYDGSGPVDEATPPNPLSVYARLKLEAEHIVLESFPCALSVRMGGFFGERGHDKNFVGKLVPHLAGLLRAGVDRMEVGDRIWQPTLTDDLAYNSLLLLARGETGRFCMASHGQASFFDLAREIVLRLGLDRCIEIACVPAETMARKEKAVRPDAVVMRNAALQSRGLDRQRPWQDSLAAYLDHPYFIGMFAP; this is translated from the coding sequence TTGCGTGAATCCAACGAACTCTCCGCCCTGGAGGGCTCCCGCATCCTGATCACGGGCGGGGGCGGAATGCTCGGCAGGGCCCTTGCCCGCCATCTGGCCGAGCATGTGCCCACAGCCTTGGTTGCGGCCCTGGACCGCCAAGCGTTCGATGTGCGCCAGCGAGAGCAGGCCAGGGCACTGCGCGCCTGGCGCCCCGATATCGTGATCCACTGCGCCGTGTGTTCCGACGTCAACTGGTGCGAGGACCATGCGGACGAGGCGGCGCAAGTGCAGCTCGAAGGCACGCGCCACGTGGTCGAGCTGGCCCGCGATTGCGGGGCCCGATTCTTCTATCCGCAGACTTTCCTGGTCTACGACGGAAGCGGGCCGGTGGACGAGGCCACCCCTCCCAATCCCCTGAGCGTGTACGCACGCCTCAAGCTGGAGGCGGAGCACATCGTGCTGGAGTCTTTTCCATGCGCACTCTCCGTGCGCATGGGCGGATTTTTCGGGGAGCGTGGTCACGACAAGAATTTCGTCGGCAAGCTGGTGCCTCACCTGGCGGGCCTGCTGCGTGCCGGCGTGGACCGCATGGAGGTCGGCGACCGCATCTGGCAGCCCACCCTCACGGATGACCTGGCCTACAACAGCCTGTTGTTGCTGGCGCGCGGAGAAACCGGCCGCTTCTGCATGGCGTCCCATGGCCAGGCCTCGTTCTTCGATTTGGCACGGGAGATCGTGCTCCGATTGGGGTTGGATCGCTGCATCGAGATCGCATGCGTCCCTGCGGAAACCATGGCCCGCAAGGAGAAAGCCGTGCGGCCCGACGCGGTGGTGATGCGCAATGCCGCGTTGCAGTCCCGCGGCCTGGATCGTCAGCGCCCTTGGCAGGACAGCCTGGCCGCCTATCTGGACCACCCCTATTTCATTGGAATGTTTGCCCCATGA
- a CDS encoding oxidoreductase, with protein MSLQLLSPFVAEGAFGPMPNRVAMAAMTRGFADGRHRCTADIAAYYARRAAAGVSLILTEGIVVHPSADGYRNVPHLQNDEQADSWIPAIRQVHQAGGRIVAQLWHCGRISHPDFTGGVAPVSSTDRPAAGINRQNGQPYGQPRALHASEMPGIYRLFEEAAQRALGAGFDGVQVHMGHGYLFDQFLDARINDRTDAYGGSVENRCRIVLELVERLLPVCGPQRLMVRISPARMMGGLYEWPDLDDLLGHLIPRLDRLGLRQLDISCADAPYAETSGRIVRKVRPFWPHFLIGGASLSAEEAEHEIQEGLLDMVTWGRALLANPDFVRRLERGEALEPMTPERRAVLY; from the coding sequence ATGAGCCTGCAACTGCTGAGCCCCTTCGTGGCCGAAGGGGCCTTCGGTCCCATGCCCAACCGTGTCGCGATGGCCGCCATGACGCGTGGTTTTGCCGATGGGCGGCACCGCTGCACAGCCGACATCGCTGCCTATTACGCCCGGCGTGCCGCTGCCGGCGTATCGCTGATCCTGACCGAAGGCATCGTGGTCCATCCGTCGGCGGATGGCTACCGCAATGTGCCCCACCTGCAGAACGACGAGCAGGCCGACAGCTGGATACCGGCCATCCGGCAGGTACATCAGGCCGGGGGGCGCATCGTGGCGCAACTGTGGCACTGCGGGCGCATCTCGCACCCGGACTTCACCGGTGGAGTGGCCCCGGTCAGTTCCACGGACCGGCCGGCGGCCGGCATCAATCGCCAGAACGGCCAGCCCTACGGGCAACCCCGGGCGCTGCATGCATCGGAGATGCCTGGCATCTACCGTCTTTTCGAGGAGGCCGCGCAGCGTGCCCTGGGTGCTGGCTTCGACGGCGTGCAGGTCCACATGGGGCATGGATACCTGTTCGACCAGTTTCTGGATGCGCGCATCAATGACCGGACCGATGCCTATGGCGGGTCGGTCGAGAACCGCTGCCGCATCGTCCTGGAACTGGTGGAGCGCCTGTTGCCCGTCTGCGGCCCGCAGCGGCTCATGGTCCGCATCTCGCCCGCGCGGATGATGGGTGGGCTGTACGAGTGGCCTGACTTGGACGACCTGCTTGGCCATCTCATTCCCCGGCTCGACCGCCTGGGACTGCGGCAGCTGGACATCAGCTGTGCGGATGCGCCCTATGCCGAAACCTCCGGCAGGATCGTGCGCAAGGTGCGCCCCTTCTGGCCCCATTTCCTGATCGGGGGAGCGTCGCTGTCGGCCGAGGAGGCCGAGCACGAAATCCAGGAAGGACTGCTGGACATGGTCACGTGGGGCCGTGCGCTCCTTGCCAATCCGGACTTCGTGCGCAGGCTGGAGCGCGGAGAGGCCCTCGAACCCATGACGCCCGAGCGGCGTGCCGTGCTCTACTGA